In Crassostrea angulata isolate pt1a10 chromosome 6, ASM2561291v2, whole genome shotgun sequence, a genomic segment contains:
- the LOC128190599 gene encoding aspartate aminotransferase, mitochondrial-like, which yields MAVRRLCTGNLFNKFAYKNLSSPTCVKFGSAWSNVEMGPPDAILGITEAFKKDSSPQKINLGVGAYRDDNGKPFVLECVKKAEQALTSGNLDKEYAPIGGTPEFCLESAKLAFGDNSPVIKDGRNMTVQGISGTGALRLGAAFFSKFYSKGKDFWIPTPSWGNHTPIFKHAGLDVKSYRYYDPNTCGFDFNGAMEDIAKIPEGNVIVLHACAHNPTGVDPKPEQWKEMSALIKNKKLFPFFDMAYQGFASGDTVKDAFALRRFIEDGHEVALAQSYAKNMGLYGERAGAFTIVSGSKEEADRNMSQMKIIIRGMYSSPPIHGARIVTKVLTTPELKNLWLGEVKGMADRIITMREKLVAGLAKEGSSRNWQHIIDQIGMFCFTGLKPDQVERLTKDFSIYLTKDGRISVAGVSSSNVDYLAKAMHEVTK from the exons ATGGCTGTCAGAAGACTGTGCACCGGTAATCTATTCAACAAATTCGCGTACAAGAACCTGTCATCTCCAACATGCGTCAAGTTTGG TTCAGCATGGTCCAATGTCGAGATGGGGCCGCCAGATGCAATTTTAGGAATTACAGAGGCTTTTAAGAAAGATTCCAGTCCACAAAAAATCAACCTTGGGGTTGGTGCTTACAGAGATGACAATGGGAAACCATTTGTGCTGGAATGTGTGAAAAAA GCAGAACAGGCTCTGACTAGTGGAAATCTAGACAAGGAATATGCACCCATTGGTGGTACTCCTGAATTCTGTTTGGAGTCGGCCAAGTTGGCATTTGGTGATAACAGTCCAGTGATTAAAGATGGCAGA AATATGACAGTACAGGGTATATCAGGTACTGGGGCACTTCGACTAGGAGCAGCATTTTTT tctaaattttactcaaaagGCAAAGATTTTTGGATTCCAACTCCTTCATGGGGAAACCATACTCCTATATTCAA ACATGCTGGCCTGGATGTGAAGTCCTACAGATACTATGACCCCAACACCTGTGGATTTGATTTCAATGGTGCTATGGAGGACATTGCA AAAATCCCTGAGGGCAATGTGATAGTCTTGCATGCCTGTGCTCACAATCCCACAGGAGTGGATCCAAAG CCAGAACAATGGAAGGAGATGAGTGCTCTTATCAAGAATAAGAAGCTGTTTCCTTTCTTTGACATGGCATACCAAGGCTTTGCCAGTGGAGACACAGTAAAAGATGCCTTTGCTCTCAGGCGCTTCATTGAGGATGGACATGAGGTTGCCCTTGCTCAGTCGTACGCAAAGAACATGGGGTTATATG GTGAGAGAGCAGGTGCTTTCACCATTGTAAGTGGATCTAAGGAAGAGGCAGACAGAAACATGTCCCAGATGAAGATCATCATCAGGGGGATGTACTCCAGCCCCCCGATCCATGGCGCTAGAATCGTCACCAAGGTCCTCACCACCCCAGAACTCAAAAACTTGTG gttgGGAGAAGTGAAAGGAATGGCTGACAGAATCATCACTATGAGAGAGAAACTGGTGGCCGGTCTGGCTAAAGAAGGATCCAGTCGTAACTGGCAACACATCATTGACCAGATCGGCATGTTCTGCTTCACAGGACTCAAGCCCGACCAG gttGAAAGACTCACTAAGGATTTCTCCATTTACCTGACAAAGGACGGTAGGATTTCAGTGGCTGGTGTGTCCTCCAGCAATGTCGATTATTTAGCCAAGGCGATGCATGAAGTAACAAAGTAA